In Vulpes lagopus strain Blue_001 chromosome 1, ASM1834538v1, whole genome shotgun sequence, a genomic segment contains:
- the ZNF76 gene encoding zinc finger protein 76 isoform X2, protein MCMRTDSHTTDFTLLRGELASGKRDHTVLKGIFLTGEKLLEGQVIQLEDGTTAYIHQVMVQKEPLSFEDGQPVQLEDGSMAYIHRTPKEGYDPSALEAVQLEDGSTAYIHHPVAVPSDSAILAVQTEVGLEDLAAEDDEGFTADTVVALEQYASKVLHDSQAPHNGKGQQVGDRAFRCGYKGCGRLYTTAHHLKVHERAHTGDRPYRCDFPSCGKAFATGYGLKSHVRTHTGEKPYKCPEELCSKAFKTSGDLQKHVRTHTGERPFRCPFEGCGRSFTTSNIRKVHVRTHTGERPYTCPEPHCGRGFTSATNYKNHVRIHTGEKPYVCTVPGCGKRFTEYSSLYKHHVVHTHCKPYTCSTCGKTYRQTSTLAMHKRSAHGELEATEESEQALYEQQQLDAACAAEESPPPKRPRITYLSEVKEEGCDVPAQVAMVTEEDGAPQVALITQDGAQQVSLSPEDLQALGSAISMVTQHSSTTLTIPSEDDDLATSGTHTVTMVSADGTQTQPV, encoded by the exons ATGTGTATGCGCACAGACTCACACACAACAGATTTCACACTCCTGAGGGGAGAGCTGGCCTCCGGGAAGCGGGACCACACTGTTCTAAAAGGCATCTTTCTCACTG GAGAGAAGTTGCTTGAAGGGCAAGTGATCCAGCTTGAGGATGGGACCACTGCATACATTCACCAAGTGATGGTGCAGAAAG AACCTCTCTCCTTTGAGGATGGACAGCCTGTACAGCTGGAAGATGGCAGCATGGCCTACATACACCGAACACCCAAAG AGGGTTATGACCCCAGTGCCCTGGAAGCTGTCCAGCTGGAAGATGGCTCCACTGCCTACATTCACCACCCCGTAGCTGTGCCGTCAGACAGCGCCATCCTGGCTGTGCAGACAGAGGTGGGCTTGGAGGACCTGGCTGCAGAGGATGATGAGGGCTTCACCGCAGACACGGTAGTGGCTCTGGAGCAGTATGCCAGCAAG gtcCTGCATGACAGCCAGGCTCCCCATAACGGCAAAGGACAGCAAGTTGGGGACAGAGCATTCCGCTGTGGCTACAAAGGGTGTGGGCGTCTCTACACCACTGCTCATCACTTAAAG GTGCATGAAAGAGCTCATACAGGTGACCGTCCATACAGGTGTGATTTCCCCAGCTGCGGAAAGGCCTTTGCCACAG GATATGGGCTGAAGAGCCATGTGCGCACCCACACTGGTGAAAAGCCATATAAGTGCCCAGAGGAACTGTGCAGCAAGGCCTTCAAGACCTCAGGAGATCTACAGAAGCACGTACGGACCCATACCG GTGAACGCCCATTCCGGTGCCCCTTCGAGGGCTGTGGCCGCTCCTTCACCACCTCTAACATCCGCAAGGTACATGTGCGCACCCACACAGGCGAGCGGCCCTACACCTGCCCTGAGCCCCACTGCGGCCGCGGCTTCACCAGTGCCACCAACTACAAGAATCACGTGCGCATCCACACAG GGGAGAAGCCATACGTTTGCACGGTCCCAGGCTGCGGAAAGCGCTTCACCGAGTACTCAAGCCTATACAAGCACCACGTGGTACACACGCACTGCAAGCCTTACACCTGCAGTACGTGCGGCAAGACCTACCGGCAGACCTCCACCCTGGCCATGCACAAGCGCAGTGCCCACGGCGAGCTGGAGGCCACGGAGGAGAGTGAGCAGGCCCTGTACGAGCAGCAACAGCTAGACG ctgccTGTGCTGCAGAGGAGAGCCCGCCACCCAAACGCCCCCGCATTACCTACCTCTCAGAGGTGAAAGAGGAGGGCTGTGACGTCCCAGCCCAAGTGGCCATGGTGACAGAAGAGGATGGGGCCCCCCAGGTGGCTCTGATCACTCAGGACGGTGCCCAGCAG GTCAGTCTGTCCCCGGAAGACCTGCAGGCCCTGGGGAGTGCTATCAGCATGGTGACCCAGCACAGCAGCACCACCCTCACCATACCCAGTGAGGACGATGACCTTGCCACATCTGGCACACATACAGTCACCATGGTCAGCGCTGATGGCACCCAGACGCAGCCCGTATGA